ttgtatttatttgatttatttaacttttaatttatttaaacatttaatactatataattaatttttattatttataatttaattattaatagtgtaaaaaataaattgaaataaaaaattaaaataaaaaaattgcgtCATAATACTAAAACCCTTAATGTGCCGGGAAATTCTCCCAAGTCTTTGCCTTGTTCTGCTTATAGTTATGGGGATGGTATCGTAGCAtgacaatattattattattattattattattattattattattattattattattatctataaAAAGgaacaaattatatttaataaaaaaagacacCCTGGTTTGTAACCTAAAACATATTtaataatgttaaaaaatatgttttaaaaattattagaaatattcttaaaacatgtatttaatatatttttaagaatatGTAATCTTTTCCATACACAATATCATAATGAATGTACTTATTACTATCTTCTGTGACAGAAATTCATTCACTGTTTGGTTTTCAAATTGAAATCAAGCCGTTTGCAaactttatttaagaatttattattaataataaattattatatacataaaataatagataaatCACTTAATTAAGTTAAGGGAGTAAAAAATTACACAAATCAGCCAAACCAAAAAATAGTTCATGAATCAACCAATGCACATTTATATATAGTATGAATTAGGTTGTTTCGAACATCATTTACATGTAATTTGAATCACCATGATTCGAACTACACACACATGCACACACCCACTAATTCGAATCAGGGTATTTCGAATTACACCCAAACACGAAACCCTAAGTAATTCGAATCTGGATGATTCGAATTATACAAAGTTTAATTCGAATTACactggttcgaattatacaGGACAAGACGTGTATAAATATGGTGTGAATGTGAATTGATCTCATTAGAGTAAGAAAATGGCTAGTGAAGAGAGTTTTATAGTGTTGATTTATCACGGAGGATCGATTAAGAGGAAAACACGTTCtggtgtgaagttcactgataaAGATCctcccagtatttttattaGGCCTACGACGAGCTATGATGACCTTGTTAATTCTGTACTACAGAAACTTGGTCTGCAAGGCGTGAAACGGGTTAAGAAGTTTTTCTATCGCATTCCAATCTCAGTGCTGCAAGAAATCGTGAAGTATGATTGTTTCACGATCGGGAGTGATGAGGACTTGCAGGTAGGGGTGGAAACAGGTCAGGCCTGTAATAGAGTATGTTGGCCTTAGCCTGTATAGGCTTTTTAATGAGTATCGAGCCTGGCCTGTTGTTAAATCTGGCCTGGCCTGAAGCCTGTTAATAGGcctttttctaataataattaaatttaagatataatttaatttttaaaattataaaatacaaaataataaatttatgaataatattgatacaaaataaagacaaaatatcaataaataactattattaattaaaaaaaaaagataatatatatgaatatattcCCACTTGACTATTCCAAAATATGTAacatatcaaaagaaaaagagttcaTCAATATCAAGAGTTGTAACAAACCAACTAAACATAACATCAAATAAAAGCTAATAACTACTTAAATCAAAATACAGTAAAAAAAATGTTGGACAATTAATCGATTAATCCTCCAAGCTTGCAAGTGATTTAATATTCCTGTTCCAACAccttgaaagaaaaaagaaaacatacacatatcattagatttttaaataatataaatgcaacaaatacttttttattagtACAAAAGAGAatgttcaaaataaaattgtggtCATAATCTTAGTATAAGTGATATGATACTTCATTTATATATCATGAAAATTCAACTTTATTATTCTAACTACTCACATCATACCAATATCAATATTTTCacatttaaaaagagaaaatattttctataacaTAGATACTTAgtcaaaaagagaaatattagaaaGTTAATTTTTACCTTTGGTTTTTTCTTCAAACCATACTTGTTCCGAAGCCAATCTCCTCCACAAATGAGAGCTTCAATGGACTCTTGATTTAGTCGAGAACGATATTCATCAATAACTCTTCCTCCAGCACAAAATGAAGACTCTGAAGCCACCGTTGAGACAGGAATTGCTAATATGTCTGCTGCCATTTTAGATAAAACCTTGAATTTCAAGCTATTATTTTTCCACCACTCCAAAACACTAAAAGACTTAGAATTGCCTTCAGGAATGTAAGCACTCTCATCAAGATAAACTTTTAATTCTGATTTTGTTGGATGAATGACTTCTTTTTCTCGAACCATATTTAACATTTCATCAATTCCACTAATTTCAGAACTAACCACATTAGAAGAAGCAACTAGACTATTAGTGTTAAATCCGCTTATTATTGTCTCACCATGATATTTTTCAGCATATTCATCATACATTTCTTGCAAtgtattcttcactttttcaataTTTTCAGCAGCTACATGCTCAGGTTTGTAAATTAAAGGAAAACAGAATTTAATAACATGTAATTTGCACCTAGGATCCAAAACACAAGCGAGAGACATTACCATATTGCATTCTCCCCAATATTTGTCAAACTTTTCTTTCATTGAGGTTGTCATTTCTCTCATGAAGGAATCTCTATCTTCAATAGCATCATCAATTACTTGTTTCACTCTCCAAACTTCAGGAAGGTACAAGTTTGCAGTAGGATACTCACTACCAGAAATGACATGAGTAGCAAgattaaaaacttttaaaagttTGCAAATCTTCTCCACTTTTCTCCAATCCTCTGATGATGGTTCGTAATTGTAGTGAGGTTCTCTTTCCTTATACACAGGAAACACAGATTTAAACTTCAAAGCCACAGATAACATGTTGTAAGTAGAATTCCATCTTGTGGGACAATCAATTATGAGTTTTTTCTCCTTCAAACGCTTGTTTTCAGCAATctcaaaaaatgttttaaatctTGAAACATTAAAATTGACATACTTGACACTCTCACGAACTTTATGAATAATACCTTTAATTTTACCTAGCCCATCTTGTACTAACAAATTCAGAATGTGTGCACAGCACCTAACATGAAACAAACTACCACCAACAGATAATGAGTTGTTATCTGAAATAGTATTCTTAAGAGCCCTTAGACATGAATCATTATAGGAAGCATTGTCAACAGAtactgagaagactttattttcaattttccaAGTCTTCAAACACTTGAAAATAGCATCCGCAACATCAATGCCACGTCTAGGAGCAAGTACCtgaacaaaactcaaaatcctTTTTTGAAGATTCCATCCTGCATCAATAAAGTGACCTGTGATAACCATATATTTAACAATTTGATGGCTTGATCTCCACATGTTAGTTGTCAAACTTATCTTCCTAACACCTTGTAACAAAGCCTTCAATTGTTTCTTTTCAGCCTCATATATTGCCAAGCAATCACTTCGAGCAGTTTTACGAGAAATTTTATGAAATTCAGAATTGGCATATTGGAAGCCCCACATCCAAACTTCATCCTCAACAATGCTGAAAGGATGCTCATGAACCATAATTGCTGTAGCAATTATTTGTCTCATCTTCTCTTGAGAATATCTTGCACCTGGGGTCACAAAGGGATTAACACTTGAATTGAAAGGTTGAAATGGAATCAATGGTTGCTTCTTTTGTGCAGCAACATGCAATCTCCTTTGTAAGCAACTACTAGAATGCCTCCATAAATGTGAAGTACTAGCTCCTTTCCAGCATAAGAAAACATTGATTTGCTATACTTGCAAATAGCTTTTGTACCTTCAGAACTTTCAACTTGATTAAAATCATCCCAAATTGGTGaagtcttcttctttttttgtaacAACAGTTTCATTACTACCATTTTCATCCATGACTGGTTGATTTGTAATAGTTATTGTGTGTGTTGGTACAATGCTCTGTTGTTGGTATTGTTGGT
This sequence is a window from Arachis duranensis cultivar V14167 chromosome 2, aradu.V14167.gnm2.J7QH, whole genome shotgun sequence. Protein-coding genes within it:
- the LOC110278119 gene encoding zinc finger BED domain-containing protein RICESLEEPER 2-like, which produces MVVMKLLLQKKKKTSPIWDDFNQVESSEGASTSHLWRHSSSCLQRRLHVAAQKKQPLIPFQPFNSSVNPFVTPGARYSQEKMRQIIATAIMVHEHPFSIVEDEVWMWGFQYANSEFHKISRKTARSDCLAIYEAEKKQLKALLQGVRKISLTTNMWRSSHQIVKYMVITGHFIDAGWNLQKRILSFVQVLAPRRGIDVADAIFKCLKTWKIENKVFSVSVDNASYNDSCLRALKNTISDNNSLSVGGSLFHVRCCAHILNLLVQDGLGKIKGIIHKVRESVKYVNFNVSRFKTFFEIAENKRLKEKKLIIDCPTRWNSTYNMLSVALKFKSVFPVYKEREPHYNYEPSSEDWRKVEKICKLLKVFNLATHVISGSEYPTANLYLPEVWRVKQVIDDAIEDRDSFMREMTTSMKEKFDKYWGECNMVMSLACVLDPRCKLHVIKFCFPLIYKPEHVAAENIEKVKNTLQEMYDEYAEKYHGETIISGFNTNSLVASSNVVSSEISGIDEMLNMVREKEVIHPTKSELKVYLDESAYIPEGNSKSFSVLEWWKNNSLKFKVLSKMAADILAIPVSTVASESSFCAGGRVIDEYRSRLNQESIEALICGGDWLRNKYGLKKKPKLE